In Xiphophorus maculatus strain JP 163 A chromosome 2, X_maculatus-5.0-male, whole genome shotgun sequence, one genomic interval encodes:
- the LOC102227194 gene encoding SIN3-HDAC complex-associated factor-like isoform X1 produces MFGFHKPKMYRSLDGCCICRAKSSSSRFTDSKRYEKDFRSCFGLSETRSGEICNACVLLVKRWKKLPVGTKKNWNHVVDARGGPSLKITSRPKKIKTISKKARPSQISRLQKELKRNTRSCALFCSPDSDAHSTTSSASPAQSPSYSNLSDDGSDTELSPGSSRSPVFSFLDLTYWKRQKVCCGIIYKGRFGEVLIDPHLFKPCCRNKQRQQQQQQQQQEEEEDEEEEEEEEEEVEVEEGQVGVDKSHVEEEVVKETPTGEENAEPAELCVTAPPARGGEVMEEGW; encoded by the exons ATGTTTGGCTTTCATAAGCCCAAAATGTACCGGAGTTTGGACGGCTGCTGCATCTGTCGGGCCAAGTCCTCCAGCTCCCGTTTCACAGACAGCAAGCGGTACGAGAAGGACTTCAGGAGCTGTTTTGG GTTGAGTGAAACCAGATCAGGAGAAATCTGTAACGCCTGCGTCCTCCTTGTGAAGCGATGGAAAAAGCTTCCAGTGGGAACCAAGAAAAACTGGAACCAT GTTGTTGATGCCAGAGGAGGCCCCAGCCTAAAGATAACCTCCAGGCCCAAGAAAATCAAAACCATCTCCAAGAAAGCTCGGCCGAGCCAGATCAGCAGGCTGCAGAAGGAGCTGAAGAGAAACA CACGCTCCTGTGCTTTGTTCTGCTCTCCAGACTCAGATGCCCACAGCACAACCTCCAGTGCCTCTCCAGCTCAGTCTCCCAGCTACAGCAACCTGTCGGACGACGGCTCCGACACCGAGCTGAGCCCCGGGTCCAGCCGCTCCCCAGTCTTCTCCTTCCTGGACCTCACTTACTGGAAGAG GCAAAAGGTGTGCTGTGGAATAATATACAAGGGCCGCTTTGGGGAGGTGCTCATCGACCCCCATTTGTTCAAGCCCTGCTGCCGCAAcaagcagcggcagcagcagcagcagcagcagcaacaagaggaggaggaagacgaggaggaggaggaagaggaggaggaagaggtcgAGGTAGAGGAGGGTCAAGTGGGGGTGGATAAATCCCACGTGGAGGAAGAGGTGGTTAAGGAGACGCCTACGGGTGAGGAAAATGCAGAGCCTGCTGAGCTATGTGTGACAGCACCTCCAGCCAGGGGTGGGGAGGTGATGGAGGAAGGCTGGTGA
- the LOC102227194 gene encoding SIN3-HDAC complex-associated factor-like isoform X2 produces the protein MFGFHKPKMYRSLDGCCICRAKSSSSRFTDSKRYEKDFRSCFGLSETRSGEICNACVLLVKRWKKLPVGTKKNWNHVVDARGGPSLKITSRPKKIKTISKKARPSQISRLQKELKRNNSDAHSTTSSASPAQSPSYSNLSDDGSDTELSPGSSRSPVFSFLDLTYWKRQKVCCGIIYKGRFGEVLIDPHLFKPCCRNKQRQQQQQQQQQEEEEDEEEEEEEEEEVEVEEGQVGVDKSHVEEEVVKETPTGEENAEPAELCVTAPPARGGEVMEEGW, from the exons ATGTTTGGCTTTCATAAGCCCAAAATGTACCGGAGTTTGGACGGCTGCTGCATCTGTCGGGCCAAGTCCTCCAGCTCCCGTTTCACAGACAGCAAGCGGTACGAGAAGGACTTCAGGAGCTGTTTTGG GTTGAGTGAAACCAGATCAGGAGAAATCTGTAACGCCTGCGTCCTCCTTGTGAAGCGATGGAAAAAGCTTCCAGTGGGAACCAAGAAAAACTGGAACCAT GTTGTTGATGCCAGAGGAGGCCCCAGCCTAAAGATAACCTCCAGGCCCAAGAAAATCAAAACCATCTCCAAGAAAGCTCGGCCGAGCCAGATCAGCAGGCTGCAGAAGGAGCTGAAGAGAAACA ACTCAGATGCCCACAGCACAACCTCCAGTGCCTCTCCAGCTCAGTCTCCCAGCTACAGCAACCTGTCGGACGACGGCTCCGACACCGAGCTGAGCCCCGGGTCCAGCCGCTCCCCAGTCTTCTCCTTCCTGGACCTCACTTACTGGAAGAG GCAAAAGGTGTGCTGTGGAATAATATACAAGGGCCGCTTTGGGGAGGTGCTCATCGACCCCCATTTGTTCAAGCCCTGCTGCCGCAAcaagcagcggcagcagcagcagcagcagcagcaacaagaggaggaggaagacgaggaggaggaggaagaggaggaggaagaggtcgAGGTAGAGGAGGGTCAAGTGGGGGTGGATAAATCCCACGTGGAGGAAGAGGTGGTTAAGGAGACGCCTACGGGTGAGGAAAATGCAGAGCCTGCTGAGCTATGTGTGACAGCACCTCCAGCCAGGGGTGGGGAGGTGATGGAGGAAGGCTGGTGA
- the kxd1 gene encoding kxDL motif-containing protein 1: MAEPTASGVFCSRMLSMVNSEDVNAIIQAQRHMLDRFEKTNEMLINFNGLSNVRLQQMNERFLLHTRTLVDMKKDLDSVFRRIRTLKGKIAKQYPEAFSNIHESPILEDDDKEFDPIPPSVATTTNTATSEQSTESCDTSPDVISPTVSRCSEDLSQEPPDTPTSDLLETAVLRDEGPDSVPAE; this comes from the exons ATGGCGGAGCCCACAGCCTCCGGTGTGTTCTGTAGCAGGATGCTGAGCATGGTGAACTCCGAGGATGTGAACGCCATCATCCAGGCGCAGAGACACAT GCTCGATCGCTTTGAGAAAACCAATGAGATGCTGATAAACTTCAACGGACTGTCGAATGTGAGGCTGCAGCAGATGAACGAGCGTTTCCTGCTTCACACTCGCACCCTGGTTGACATGAAGAAGGATTTGGACAGCGTCTTCAGGAGGATTAG AACATTGAAAGGAAAGATTGCAAAGCAATACCCAGAAGCCTTCAGCA ACATCCATGAGTCGCCAATCTTGGAGGACGACGACAAGGAATTCGACCCTATTCCTCCAAGCGTTGCTACGACAACCAACACAGCTACATCAGAGCAGAGCACAGAATCCTGCGACACAAGCCCCGATGTAATCTCGCCCACCGTGAGCAGATGCTCTGAAGATCTGTCTCAGGAACCACCAGACAcgccgacctctgacctcctaGAGACGGCTGTGCTGCGGGATGAGGGTCCCGACTCTGTACCTGCAGAGTAG
- the LOC102223670 gene encoding endoplasmic reticulum-Golgi intermediate compartment protein 2-like: protein MRRISRKKALTLVKELDAFPKVPESYVETTASGGTVSLVAFSLMAVLAFLEFFVYRNTWMNYEYEVDKDFTSKLRINVDITVAMRCQYIGADVLDLAETMIASDGLKYEPVKFELPPEQKLWQMTLLHIQERLRVEHSLQNVLFKSAVKGPVPAPSQSDDGSSSPSACRIHGHMYVNKVAGNFHITIGKSIPHPRGHAHLAALVSHDSYNFSHRIDHLSFGEEIPGLINPLDGTEKITADANHMFQYFITIVPTKLNTYKVSAETHQYSVTERERVINHAAGSHGVSGIFMKYDISSLMVRVTEQHMPLWQFLVRLCGIVGGIFSTTGMIHGMVGYVVDVVCCRFQMGVYKRMDAPPSKQGDGQLVLPTESYSEE from the exons ATGAGGAGAATATCCAGGAAGAAAGCTCTGACTCTGGTGAAGGAATTGGATGCTTTCCCCAAAGTGCCTGAGAGCTACGTGGAGACCACAGCCAGCGGAGGGACAG TCTCTCTGGTAGCTTTCTCCCTCATGGCGGTCCTCGCCTTCCTGGAGTTCTTTGTGTACAGAAACACATGGATGAACTATGAATACGAGGTAGACAAAGACTTCACCAG CAAACTCAGGATAAATGTGGACATCACAGTAGCCATGAGATGTCAGT ACATAGGAGCAGATGTCCTGGATCTGGCAGAGACTATGATTGCTTCAGACGGTTTAAAATATGAACCA gtCAAGTTTGAACTCCCACCAGAGCAAAAACTGTGGCAAAT GACCCTCCTGCACATCCAGGAGCGTCTCAGAGTGGAGCACTCTCTGCAGAACGTTCTCTTCAAGTCTGCAGTGAAAGGACCTGTTCCTGCTCCGAGTCAAAG TGATGATGGCTCCAGTTCACCCAGTGCCTGCAGGATACATGGACACATGTATGTCAACAAAGTGGCAGGGAATTTCCACATCACTATCGGCAA GTCCATACCTCACCCCAGAGGCCACGCCCATCTAGCTGCACTTGTCAGCCACGACT CTTACAACTTCTCTCACCGAATTGACCACTTGTCTTTTGGAGAAGAGATCCCTGGACTGATCAACCCTCTGGACGGCACAGAAAAGATCACTGCTGATG CAAACCACATGTTTCAGTACTTCATCACCATTGTGCCAACCAAGCTGAACACCTACAAAGTGTCTGCAGAAACACATCAGTACTCGGTCACAGAGCGG GAGCGCGTTATAAACCACGCTGCAGGCAGCCATGGAGTCTCAGGGATCTTCATGAAATATGACATAAGTTCACTGATGGTCAGAGTCACCGAGCAGCACATGCCTCTCTGGCAGTTTCTCGTCAGACTTTGCGGCATCGTTGGAGGCATCTTTTCCACAACAG gCATGATCCACGGCATGGTGGGATACGTGGTCGATGTGGTTTGCTGTCGTTTCCAAATGGGGGTCTACAAACGGATGGAT GCTCCTCCAAGCAAACAAGGAGACGGTCAGCTTGTACTTCCTACAGAAAGTTACTCTGAGGAGTGA